A single region of the Methanocella sp. genome encodes:
- the gatD gene encoding Glu-tRNA(Gln) amidotransferase subunit GatD, with translation MAEYAEGDLVKVVKDGREYNGIVMPSRSDKIVLKLKSGYNVGLSLDGADVTLAERSQQPPKPARKTHPRNPGLPNISILSTGGTIASRVDYRTGAVSSQFTADDILDAIPELTDMANFNGHVLSMIFSEDMDAPVWQNLARACHEEIRNGADGIIVTHGTDTLSYTAAALSFMVRSPVPIVLVGAQRSSDRPSSDNAMNMICAAAVATSDIAGVTVVMHGETSDDFCYVHRGTKVRKLHTSMRTAFQSVNVPPIARVDYATRNITPITGYPKRGEQELALMDKMETKCALVKFYPGMSPEIIDYYREKGYRGIVLEGTGLGHVSTAWISTLKKAIDAGMAVVMTSQCINGRICDRVYSTGIDLLNAGVIEGEDMLPETVLVKLMWALGRAKDADELKDIMHKDYAGEIHWRSTL, from the coding sequence ATGGCTGAATACGCAGAGGGCGACCTCGTAAAGGTCGTCAAGGACGGAAGAGAATACAACGGCATCGTAATGCCCTCTCGTAGCGACAAGATCGTGCTGAAGCTGAAGAGCGGCTACAACGTGGGCCTGTCCCTGGACGGGGCCGACGTGACCCTCGCGGAACGCTCCCAGCAGCCACCGAAGCCCGCGAGGAAAACGCATCCCCGCAACCCGGGGCTGCCTAACATATCCATCTTATCCACGGGCGGCACCATCGCCAGCCGTGTCGATTATCGCACGGGCGCCGTGTCGAGCCAGTTCACGGCGGACGATATATTAGACGCCATACCCGAGCTCACGGACATGGCGAACTTCAACGGCCACGTGCTGAGCATGATCTTCAGCGAGGACATGGACGCCCCAGTATGGCAGAACCTCGCCCGGGCCTGCCACGAGGAAATAAGGAACGGCGCGGATGGGATAATAGTCACGCACGGGACGGACACGCTGAGCTACACGGCCGCGGCCCTCTCGTTCATGGTCCGGTCGCCCGTCCCCATCGTGCTCGTCGGAGCACAGCGGTCCTCGGACCGGCCCTCGAGCGACAACGCAATGAACATGATCTGCGCCGCGGCGGTAGCCACGTCCGACATTGCCGGGGTGACGGTCGTCATGCACGGCGAGACGTCGGACGACTTTTGCTATGTTCACCGGGGCACCAAGGTCCGGAAGCTCCATACGTCCATGAGGACGGCGTTCCAGAGCGTGAACGTGCCGCCCATCGCAAGAGTGGACTACGCCACCAGGAATATCACGCCCATAACGGGCTACCCGAAGCGCGGCGAGCAGGAACTTGCGCTAATGGATAAAATGGAGACGAAGTGCGCCCTCGTCAAGTTCTACCCGGGCATGTCCCCGGAGATTATCGACTATTATCGTGAGAAGGGATACCGGGGCATCGTTCTGGAAGGCACCGGGCTCGGCCACGTGAGCACTGCCTGGATTTCGACCCTCAAAAAGGCTATAGATGCGGGCATGGCCGTCGTGATGACGTCCCAGTGCATCAACGGCCGTATCTGCGACCGAGTCTACTCCACGGGCATCGACCTGCTGAACGCGGGCGTCATCGAGGGCGAGGACATGCTGCCCGAAACGGTGCTGGTGAAGCTCATGTGGGCCCTGGGCAGGGCGAAGGATGCCGATGAATTGAAAGATATCATGCATAAGGACTATGCGGGCGAGATCCACTGGAGGTCCACCTTATGA
- the argH gene encoding argininosuccinate lyase: MKNNEDILRRGRLSAAKSEEINAFTSSLQADRWIFPSDIMVDEAHTAMLAKQGVIVKKDAAAILKALGKIEKAGVDAIDIQAFEDVHMAIESNLIRSAGEDVGGRMHSGRSRNDEVITCVRISARKELLGLMADLLELRKALVSLATGNVATVMPGFTHLQHAQPTTLAHQLMAHASAFDRDFERLIDAYRFININPLGSAAFASTGYPLDREYTTKLLGFDRPMDNSMDGVSSRDFILTTISAIAILETDLSRLADELVLWGTPEFGFVELDDAYASTSSIMPQKKNPDILELIRGRTGTVIGHMVAAFTIVKGLPYSYNSDLQEVTPQLLRSFEISRSSVRIMAGAVSTLKINKKEMARKSTMGFTTATEIADTIVRSTGLPFRTAHGIVGRLARGDGNPSLQDVDQASMDMIGKKLSTMGLTEKALEEAKDPMKNVQRRSVLGGPAKETVTKKIAAEKERLKTDEKAASDLGKKQEKAQGELAKAVEAIIKG, encoded by the coding sequence ATGAAGAACAATGAGGACATACTGCGCAGGGGCAGGCTTTCTGCCGCCAAGAGCGAGGAGATCAACGCGTTCACTTCGTCCCTCCAGGCGGACCGGTGGATATTCCCCTCGGACATCATGGTCGATGAGGCCCACACGGCCATGCTTGCGAAGCAGGGGGTCATCGTCAAAAAGGATGCCGCCGCCATACTGAAGGCGCTGGGCAAGATCGAGAAGGCGGGGGTCGACGCTATTGATATTCAGGCGTTCGAGGACGTCCACATGGCCATCGAGTCGAACCTCATCAGGTCCGCCGGCGAGGACGTCGGCGGGCGCATGCACTCCGGGCGCTCCCGGAACGACGAGGTCATCACCTGCGTCCGCATATCCGCGCGAAAAGAGCTCCTGGGCCTCATGGCCGATCTTTTAGAGTTACGAAAGGCCCTCGTTTCGCTGGCCACCGGCAACGTAGCCACGGTCATGCCGGGCTTCACGCACCTCCAGCATGCGCAGCCGACCACGCTGGCGCATCAACTAATGGCACATGCCTCCGCCTTCGACAGGGACTTCGAAAGGCTTATCGACGCGTATAGGTTCATCAACATCAACCCCCTGGGCAGCGCCGCGTTCGCCTCCACGGGCTACCCGCTGGACAGGGAATACACGACAAAGCTGCTCGGCTTCGACCGGCCAATGGATAACTCCATGGACGGCGTTTCCTCAAGGGACTTCATTCTAACCACGATCAGCGCCATCGCCATTTTAGAGACGGATCTAAGCCGGCTGGCGGACGAGCTTGTCCTGTGGGGCACCCCCGAGTTCGGGTTCGTGGAGCTGGATGACGCGTACGCCTCCACGAGCAGCATCATGCCCCAGAAGAAGAACCCGGACATCCTCGAATTAATAAGGGGCCGCACGGGCACGGTCATCGGCCACATGGTCGCGGCGTTCACCATCGTAAAGGGGCTGCCATACAGCTATAATAGCGACCTGCAGGAAGTCACCCCGCAGCTATTACGCTCATTCGAGATCAGCCGCTCCTCCGTGCGCATCATGGCCGGAGCGGTGAGCACGCTTAAAATTAATAAGAAAGAGATGGCCCGGAAGAGCACAATGGGCTTTACTACGGCGACGGAGATCGCCGACACTATCGTGCGCTCCACGGGGCTGCCGTTCAGGACGGCCCACGGCATCGTAGGCCGGCTGGCCCGCGGCGACGGTAACCCATCCCTGCAGGACGTCGACCAGGCCTCGATGGACATGATCGGGAAGAAGCTGAGCACGATGGGGCTGACCGAGAAAGCGCTTGAAGAGGCAAAGGACCCCATGAAGAACGTGCAGCGCCGCAGCGTCCTCGGGGGCCCTGCGAAGGAGACCGTCACTAAAAAGATCGCCGCGGAAAAAGAGCGCCTGAAGACAGACGAAAAGGCGGCTTCGGACCTGGGTAAAAAGCAGGAGAAGGCTCAGGGCGAGCTGGCGAAAGCCGTGGAAGCGATCATTAAGGGGTAA
- a CDS encoding radical SAM protein yields the protein MAVFSEVYDEDNDKVFVIRGTIEVRIPKNFYSQLKRKYSDEEIVSMQEPKILRHHHTKRELVYVTKESGLPLIGHTAFGLIDRGTNLIQVRPVSGCNLNCIFCSVDEGVSKSRKADFIVDTDYLVEEFAKLAALKGDDVEAHIDGQGEPFIYPYMTELLEKLRKVPQVKVISAQTNGMLLGAEKITEWEGLLDRINLSISSLDSRRSRVLAGTNLYDVEHVKDVARAIAASQIDLLLAPVWVPGFNDEDIPKLIEFGLEIGAGKRWPGFGIQNYVRYQFGKKVKGKPMKFAEFFRRLEEYESQYGLRLKLTPADFNIHKAPALPKAFKKGERLRLELVAPGRVFGEMLAVDRGCVIGVLTDRPVGSTVFAEVTRTTDNVYVAVTSESRR from the coding sequence ATGGCGGTCTTTTCAGAGGTCTACGACGAGGACAACGATAAGGTGTTCGTGATACGCGGCACCATCGAAGTGCGTATCCCTAAAAATTTTTACTCTCAGCTAAAAAGAAAATACTCGGACGAAGAGATCGTGTCCATGCAGGAGCCTAAAATCTTAAGGCACCACCACACGAAGCGGGAGCTCGTCTATGTGACGAAGGAATCGGGATTACCATTAATCGGCCACACGGCTTTCGGTTTGATCGACCGGGGCACGAACCTGATACAGGTCCGGCCCGTGTCCGGCTGCAACCTGAACTGTATCTTCTGCAGCGTCGACGAGGGCGTGAGCAAGAGCCGGAAGGCCGATTTCATCGTCGATACGGACTACCTGGTGGAGGAGTTCGCGAAGCTGGCCGCGCTCAAAGGCGATGACGTGGAGGCGCACATCGACGGCCAGGGCGAGCCGTTCATATACCCGTACATGACGGAGCTGCTGGAAAAGCTGCGGAAGGTGCCGCAGGTGAAGGTCATATCGGCGCAGACAAACGGCATGCTCCTCGGCGCGGAAAAAATAACGGAGTGGGAGGGACTGCTCGACCGCATTAACCTGTCAATATCGTCGCTGGACAGCCGCCGGTCTCGCGTGCTGGCCGGCACCAATTTATACGACGTGGAGCACGTCAAGGACGTCGCAAGGGCTATCGCAGCCAGCCAGATCGACCTGCTCCTGGCGCCGGTGTGGGTGCCGGGATTCAACGACGAGGACATTCCTAAATTAATCGAGTTCGGCCTGGAGATCGGCGCCGGCAAGCGATGGCCGGGCTTCGGCATCCAGAACTACGTCCGGTACCAGTTCGGCAAAAAGGTCAAAGGCAAGCCCATGAAGTTCGCGGAATTCTTCAGGCGCCTCGAGGAATACGAAAGCCAGTACGGACTGCGGCTTAAGCTGACGCCCGCCGACTTCAACATCCACAAGGCCCCCGCGCTTCCGAAGGCCTTCAAGAAGGGAGAGCGTCTCAGGCTTGAGCTCGTGGCTCCGGGCCGGGTGTTCGGCGAGATGCTCGCCGTCGACCGGGGCTGCGTCATCGGCGTCCTGACGGACAGGCCAGTCGGCTCGACGGTATTCGCCGAGGTCACGCGGACCACCGATAACGTATATGTGGCCGTGACCTCCGAGTCTAGGCGGTAA
- a CDS encoding RIO1 family regulatory kinase/ATPase, producing MSAGRAEYRYYRAPGILERAARALLNNFVVEAVLVLLITLFYIGASGVDHVLGTRLRRTFVGMMHAVSRDRLNFIRKARMRHVFKKEYGMKKLKIKLAGGSYWLSIPCIVRGIDKKTHTEVKYLAKIMNERSAVKHRYMTLMRKMGVIAEGVDLRFDEYHCGREMGEYEKRCLERLRDASVNAPKVYGLHNLGADDYMLVMQFIEGTPLSKVTINDEIMDRLFIILRKMRENGIFHGDVKMDNFMLSGSAVYVFDCLKIDRSGAEEAAAFDLACLLCALADRAPAEAVLARARQYYSASDLERAAGMIDMALYKSDLELSEDRIKKLKQNITA from the coding sequence ATGAGCGCCGGACGGGCAGAATATCGATACTACCGGGCGCCGGGCATCCTGGAGAGGGCGGCCCGTGCCCTGCTGAATAACTTCGTCGTGGAAGCCGTGCTGGTGCTCCTCATCACGCTCTTCTACATCGGCGCGAGCGGCGTCGACCACGTCCTGGGCACCCGGCTCCGCCGGACGTTCGTCGGGATGATGCATGCAGTCTCCCGGGACCGGCTGAACTTCATTCGGAAGGCCCGGATGCGGCACGTTTTCAAGAAGGAGTACGGCATGAAAAAGCTGAAAATAAAGCTGGCCGGAGGCTCGTACTGGCTCTCCATACCCTGCATCGTCCGGGGCATCGACAAGAAAACGCATACCGAAGTCAAGTACCTGGCGAAGATCATGAACGAGCGTAGCGCCGTCAAGCACCGGTACATGACGCTGATGCGGAAGATGGGCGTCATCGCCGAGGGCGTGGACCTCCGGTTCGACGAGTACCACTGCGGCCGGGAGATGGGCGAGTACGAGAAGCGCTGCCTGGAAAGGCTGAGAGATGCTTCCGTGAACGCCCCGAAGGTCTACGGCTTGCACAATCTGGGCGCCGATGATTACATGCTCGTCATGCAGTTCATCGAGGGGACGCCGCTCTCGAAAGTCACCATTAACGACGAGATCATGGACCGGCTGTTCATTATTCTAAGGAAGATGCGGGAGAACGGCATCTTCCACGGGGACGTGAAGATGGATAACTTCATGCTCTCGGGCAGCGCGGTCTACGTGTTCGACTGCCTCAAGATCGACCGCAGCGGCGCGGAAGAGGCCGCGGCCTTCGACCTGGCGTGCCTGCTCTGCGCTTTAGCGGACCGGGCGCCGGCGGAAGCGGTGCTGGCCCGGGCGAGGCAGTACTACTCGGCATCCGACCTCGAAAGGGCGGCGGGCATGATCGACATGGCGCTCTACAAGAGCGACCTGGAACTGAGCGAGGACAGGATAAAAAAGCTGAAGCAGAACATTACCGCCTAG
- the ilvD gene encoding dihydroxy-acid dehydratase, whose protein sequence is MGTRRSQQLRKLGPEIDPLKISMDWTMEDLEKPQVMVDDVWGDALPGSYHLLRLSEMVCRGVYAAGGKPSNFHVTDMCDGIAQGTEGMDYSLLSREIICDMIEIHWKTQPLDAIVLLSSCDKGVPAQLKAMARLHDVPAIHVPGGTMMEGPRMFTLERVGTIYAELRKNEISKDDYQFLQRSACPTVGCCSFMGTANTMQAMSETLGLAMPTSASMPAFMNDIRQNAEACGRRAVKMLDEGLTTRDILKPEAFENAIMVHAALGGSLNALLHMPTIAREAGIKMKPELWDELNRGIPFLLNVRPSGTYPAIFYWYAGGVQGVIREIRDHLHLDAMTVTGRTLGDNLKELERRGYFDRVRQYLINYRMDAEDIIAPASKPRGEGALAILSGNLAPGHAVVKYSAVPKEMFRHMGPALVYDNDRDTFDDIVGGKIKKGSVIVIRYVGPKGCGMPEMFYPTEALASSPELSRTTALVTDGRFSGASRGPCIGYVSPEAMEGGPIAVVEKDDLIEIDIPGRRLDLVGTRGKKEGAEAMDAVIKERLSKWKKPPEKYGGVLGLYTRLATSAMEGGYMDYGICPVR, encoded by the coding sequence ATGGGTACGAGGAGAAGCCAGCAACTACGAAAACTGGGGCCGGAAATCGACCCCCTGAAGATCTCCATGGACTGGACCATGGAGGATTTAGAAAAACCGCAGGTCATGGTCGACGACGTCTGGGGCGACGCCCTGCCGGGCAGCTATCATCTTTTACGCTTATCGGAAATGGTCTGCCGGGGCGTATACGCCGCGGGCGGCAAGCCGTCGAACTTCCACGTCACCGACATGTGCGACGGCATCGCCCAGGGCACCGAGGGCATGGACTACTCGCTGCTATCGCGGGAAATCATTTGCGACATGATCGAGATCCACTGGAAGACCCAGCCCCTGGACGCGATCGTTCTTTTATCGAGCTGCGACAAGGGCGTCCCCGCGCAGCTCAAGGCCATGGCCAGGCTGCACGATGTCCCGGCCATACACGTGCCGGGAGGCACCATGATGGAGGGCCCGCGGATGTTCACCCTCGAGAGGGTTGGCACCATCTATGCGGAGCTGCGGAAGAACGAGATATCGAAGGACGACTACCAGTTCCTCCAGCGGAGTGCCTGCCCGACGGTGGGGTGCTGCTCGTTCATGGGCACGGCCAACACCATGCAGGCCATGTCCGAGACGCTGGGCCTGGCCATGCCCACGTCGGCTTCCATGCCCGCCTTCATGAACGATATCCGGCAGAATGCCGAGGCCTGCGGGCGGCGGGCCGTAAAGATGCTGGACGAGGGCCTCACGACCCGGGACATCCTCAAGCCCGAGGCCTTCGAGAACGCCATCATGGTGCACGCGGCCCTGGGCGGCTCCCTGAACGCGCTCCTGCACATGCCGACGATAGCCCGGGAGGCGGGCATAAAAATGAAGCCAGAGCTCTGGGACGAGCTGAACCGGGGCATCCCGTTCCTGCTGAACGTCAGGCCCAGCGGCACCTACCCCGCGATCTTTTACTGGTACGCAGGAGGAGTGCAGGGCGTCATCCGGGAGATCAGGGACCATCTGCATCTGGACGCCATGACCGTCACGGGCCGGACGCTCGGCGATAACCTGAAAGAGCTGGAGAGGCGGGGCTACTTCGACCGGGTAAGACAATACCTGATCAACTATCGCATGGACGCGGAGGACATCATCGCGCCGGCCTCGAAGCCGAGGGGCGAGGGGGCGCTGGCCATCCTGAGCGGCAACCTGGCGCCCGGGCACGCCGTCGTCAAGTATTCGGCCGTGCCCAAGGAGATGTTCAGGCACATGGGCCCCGCCTTGGTGTATGATAATGACCGGGACACGTTCGACGACATCGTGGGCGGTAAGATAAAGAAGGGCTCGGTGATCGTGATCCGGTACGTGGGCCCTAAAGGCTGTGGCATGCCCGAGATGTTCTACCCCACGGAGGCGCTGGCGTCGAGCCCGGAGCTGAGCCGCACTACGGCGCTCGTGACGGACGGGCGCTTTTCCGGCGCGAGCCGCGGCCCGTGCATCGGCTACGTGTCCCCGGAAGCCATGGAAGGCGGGCCCATCGCGGTCGTGGAAAAAGACGACCTCATCGAGATCGACATCCCGGGCAGGAGGCTCGACCTGGTGGGAACAAGGGGCAAAAAAGAGGGCGCGGAAGCGATGGATGCGGTCATCAAGGAAAGGCTGTCGAAGTGGAAGAAGCCGCCGGAGAAGTATGGTGGGGTCCTGGGGCTTTATACGCGGCTGGCCACATCGGCCATGGAGGGCGGGTACATGGATTATGGTATATGCCCGGTGAGATGA
- the purE gene encoding 5-(carboxyamino)imidazole ribonucleotide mutase, whose amino-acid sequence MVDVAVILGSASDRAIADKAIEVLTKNNVSFELQVLSAHRNPDELDTFVKKTDARVFIAIAGLAAALPGVIASKTSRPVIGVPVSAKLGGLDALLSIVQMPKGVPVACVGIDNGDNAAHLAVRILKVGQ is encoded by the coding sequence ATGGTAGATGTGGCAGTCATCCTCGGGTCCGCCTCGGACCGCGCCATCGCCGATAAGGCGATCGAGGTATTAACAAAGAACAATGTCTCTTTTGAGCTCCAGGTCTTATCCGCTCACCGTAACCCGGACGAGCTGGATACGTTCGTAAAAAAGACGGATGCCAGAGTCTTTATCGCCATCGCCGGCCTCGCGGCCGCGCTCCCGGGCGTCATCGCGTCGAAGACGAGCAGGCCGGTCATCGGCGTCCCCGTTTCAGCCAAGCTCGGGGGCCTGGACGCGTTACTGTCTATCGTGCAGATGCCCAAGGGCGTTCCCGTGGCCTGCGTGGGCATCGATAACGGCGACAACGCCGCGCACCTGGCCGTGCGTATCCTGAAGGTGGGACAATGA
- a CDS encoding BtrH N-terminal domain-containing protein, whose translation MKKVLDNFVHRRGMHCDTTALRDVFGYSGHALPESAFFGIGEGLGFYYWKGRNIRHPVVGGRIKPLELDRRACRNLGVGLKINTSTSPKRAYNVMKAMLDDYKPVMMRADIYYLEYRRSRHHCGAYNIVVAGLDEASDTVYVADHVADGLIELPVSRLIDARASLHKPFPPKNLWFDFTFPESLSLDGDRVMGAIGMNAVEMLNSDARNVGIGGIYFLASCIHQWKTDLNKRDLEIACNAAYSSIEANGTGGGLYRHMYAEFLEYARGLTGVKELEGIAGGYHSAGRMWSQAAKILRDVPCGCASITEAATVVEEIAVKEHELLTELLCVANLCCKNNRKASPAKALEKG comes from the coding sequence ATGAAAAAGGTCCTGGACAATTTCGTTCACCGGCGCGGCATGCACTGCGACACCACGGCCCTGAGGGACGTGTTCGGATACTCGGGCCACGCGCTCCCGGAGTCCGCGTTCTTCGGCATCGGCGAAGGTCTGGGCTTTTATTACTGGAAGGGCCGCAACATTCGGCACCCGGTCGTCGGCGGGCGGATCAAGCCTCTCGAGCTGGACCGGCGGGCCTGCCGGAACCTGGGCGTCGGCTTAAAAATTAACACCTCGACCAGCCCGAAGCGGGCTTACAACGTCATGAAGGCGATGCTCGACGACTATAAGCCGGTAATGATGAGGGCGGACATCTACTACCTCGAGTACCGGCGCTCCCGCCATCACTGCGGCGCGTACAACATCGTGGTCGCCGGCCTGGACGAGGCGTCCGACACCGTCTACGTGGCGGATCACGTCGCGGACGGGCTCATCGAGCTGCCGGTCTCGCGGTTGATCGACGCGAGGGCGTCGCTCCACAAGCCGTTCCCCCCGAAGAATCTCTGGTTCGACTTCACGTTCCCTGAGAGCCTTTCTCTGGACGGCGACCGTGTAATGGGCGCCATAGGGATGAACGCCGTGGAGATGCTCAACTCCGACGCGCGGAACGTGGGCATCGGTGGCATCTATTTTCTGGCGAGCTGCATCCACCAGTGGAAGACCGACCTGAATAAGCGGGACCTGGAGATCGCCTGCAACGCCGCCTACAGCTCCATCGAGGCGAACGGCACGGGCGGCGGCCTCTACCGCCACATGTACGCCGAGTTCCTGGAGTACGCCCGGGGCCTGACGGGCGTAAAAGAGCTTGAAGGCATCGCAGGCGGCTACCACAGTGCCGGGCGCATGTGGTCCCAGGCGGCGAAGATCCTCAGGGACGTGCCCTGCGGCTGCGCCTCCATCACCGAGGCCGCCACGGTGGTCGAAGAGATCGCCGTGAAGGAGCACGAGCTGCTCACGGAACTGTTATGCGTGGCCAACCTGTGCTGCAAGAATAACCGGAAAGCCAGCCCTGCCAAGGCCCTCGAAAAGGGATAA
- a CDS encoding DEAD/DEAH box helicase translates to MKNCFELLDPRIREALASMGFTEPTETQEKAIPVIMPGDHVLVIAPTGTGKTETAMLPALHGVLNGEGGEGFKVLYITPLRALNRDMMKRLTQWSKELGVSIEVRHGDTPAHERRKQALKPPDVLITTPETLQAIFMGPRMRNHLRTVKYVIVDEVHELASSKRGTQLSIALERLAEYADFQRIGLSATVGRPDEVANFLGGVGREVRVVEVSIEKTLDFHVTVPRVGEEDKRLARKLLTDPDIASQIREMIEIIHRNKSTLMFVNTRQSAEAIGARFKRLGESIAVHHGSLSKEARIEAEDAFKDGRVPALVCTSSMELGIDIGDIDHVIQYMSPREVCRLVQRVGRAGHRVGETSTGTVIAINEDDASEAWAITRRAAAGQIESVGLYERPYDALANQVCAMALEYGDIPSSKAFGLARKAYPYRELSRKEFDLVLKQLAEERLIFVSEAGVIGRKGKTRSYMYENLSMIPDEKRYQIQDVISGRFVGTLDEAFVINMDLGAVFITKGDMWRIVEITEDRVRVEPVENPQAEVPSWAGEEIPVPFAIAVEVGAIRRVVEEMKDRPDQEIVDLLMKRYPTDAHTARKLVEYVKRQMGDSYLVPTDKRVVVEDEQRTIVINACFGHKVNETLGRVITALLASRFGSGVAMEIDPYRIKLELPRRIRATDITKLIMDIDPIFVEPIIEKTLKNTMLLKWKMVHVARKFGALSRDVDYERISMDKLLKIFEGTPMYEEAVREIFHDKLDVENACKVLKMLRSGEISLSAGRLSFIGGSGFTGGRELMAPETADRSILMALKDRIMNDHVLLFCLNCKKYSAKKRVEDVDDPPVCPVCGSKLIAALKPWERDEMELAKHPEKLKSEDDKIKVKRVYRNANIVLSHGKKAVIALASRGLGPETASRVIAKLKEDEDDFYRDILRAERDYVRTRRFWV, encoded by the coding sequence ATGAAAAACTGTTTTGAGCTGCTTGACCCGAGGATACGGGAAGCCCTCGCTTCCATGGGCTTCACGGAGCCCACTGAGACGCAGGAGAAGGCAATACCCGTCATCATGCCGGGCGATCACGTGCTTGTCATCGCCCCCACGGGCACCGGCAAGACCGAGACTGCCATGCTCCCCGCGCTCCACGGCGTACTGAACGGCGAAGGCGGCGAAGGCTTCAAAGTACTATATATTACGCCGCTCAGGGCGCTGAACCGGGACATGATGAAGCGTCTCACCCAGTGGTCGAAGGAGCTGGGCGTCTCCATCGAGGTAAGGCATGGCGACACCCCGGCGCACGAGCGGCGGAAGCAGGCGCTCAAGCCTCCCGACGTGCTCATCACCACGCCCGAGACGCTCCAGGCCATCTTCATGGGCCCGCGCATGCGTAACCATCTCAGAACGGTAAAATACGTCATCGTCGACGAGGTGCACGAGCTCGCTTCCTCCAAGCGGGGCACGCAGCTGTCCATCGCCCTGGAGAGGCTGGCGGAGTACGCCGACTTCCAGAGAATAGGCCTCTCGGCAACGGTCGGGCGCCCCGATGAAGTGGCTAATTTTCTGGGCGGCGTGGGCAGGGAGGTCCGCGTCGTCGAGGTCTCCATCGAGAAGACCCTGGACTTCCACGTGACGGTGCCCAGAGTGGGCGAAGAGGATAAGCGGCTCGCGAGAAAGCTGCTTACCGACCCGGACATCGCCTCCCAGATCCGGGAAATGATCGAGATAATTCACAGGAACAAGTCTACGTTGATGTTCGTGAACACCCGCCAGTCGGCCGAGGCCATCGGCGCCAGGTTCAAGCGCCTCGGGGAGAGCATCGCCGTGCACCACGGCTCTCTCTCCAAAGAGGCCAGGATCGAGGCCGAGGACGCCTTCAAGGACGGCCGGGTCCCGGCGCTGGTCTGCACGTCGTCCATGGAGCTGGGCATAGACATCGGCGACATCGACCACGTCATCCAGTACATGTCTCCCCGGGAGGTGTGCCGCCTGGTCCAGAGGGTCGGCCGGGCCGGCCACCGGGTGGGCGAGACGTCCACGGGCACGGTCATCGCCATCAACGAGGACGACGCCAGCGAGGCCTGGGCCATCACCCGGAGGGCTGCCGCCGGCCAGATCGAGAGCGTCGGCCTCTACGAGAGGCCCTACGACGCGCTGGCCAACCAGGTCTGCGCCATGGCCCTCGAGTACGGAGATATTCCCTCTAGCAAAGCCTTCGGCCTGGCCAGGAAAGCATATCCCTACAGGGAACTCTCACGAAAGGAGTTCGACCTGGTGCTGAAACAGCTCGCCGAAGAAAGGCTCATTTTTGTCAGCGAGGCGGGCGTCATCGGCAGGAAGGGTAAGACACGGTCCTACATGTACGAGAACCTGTCCATGATCCCCGACGAGAAGCGCTACCAGATCCAGGACGTCATAAGCGGCCGATTCGTGGGCACGCTGGACGAGGCGTTCGTCATAAACATGGACCTGGGCGCCGTGTTCATCACCAAGGGCGACATGTGGCGCATCGTCGAGATCACCGAGGACAGGGTCCGGGTCGAGCCAGTGGAGAACCCGCAGGCCGAGGTGCCTTCGTGGGCCGGGGAAGAGATACCCGTGCCCTTCGCCATCGCCGTGGAGGTGGGCGCCATCCGGCGCGTCGTCGAGGAAATGAAAGACAGGCCGGACCAGGAGATCGTCGATCTTCTCATGAAACGCTATCCCACGGACGCCCACACGGCGAGGAAGCTGGTCGAATACGTGAAGCGCCAGATGGGCGACAGCTACCTGGTGCCGACCGATAAGCGCGTCGTCGTCGAGGACGAGCAGCGGACCATCGTCATCAACGCCTGCTTCGGCCACAAGGTCAACGAGACGCTGGGCAGGGTCATCACGGCCCTTTTAGCGTCGCGGTTCGGCAGCGGCGTGGCCATGGAGATCGATCCGTACCGCATAAAATTAGAGTTGCCCAGGCGCATCCGGGCGACTGATATTACTAAGCTCATCATGGACATCGACCCCATCTTCGTCGAGCCCATCATCGAGAAGACGCTCAAGAACACCATGCTCCTGAAGTGGAAGATGGTGCACGTCGCCCGCAAGTTCGGCGCCCTATCGAGGGACGTGGACTACGAGCGCATCAGCATGGATAAATTACTTAAGATCTTCGAGGGCACGCCCATGTACGAAGAGGCCGTCAGGGAGATCTTCCACGACAAGCTGGACGTGGAGAACGCCTGCAAAGTGCTGAAAATGCTCCGCAGCGGCGAGATCTCGCTCTCGGCGGGGAGGCTCAGCTTCATCGGCGGCTCCGGCTTCACCGGCGGCAGAGAATTAATGGCACCGGAGACGGCCGACCGTTCTATACTGATGGCCCTGAAGGACCGCATCATGAACGACCACGTCCTTTTGTTCTGCCTGAACTGCAAGAAGTACTCGGCCAAGAAGCGGGTCGAGGACGTGGACGACCCGCCGGTCTGCCCCGTCTGCGGCTCGAAGCTCATCGCGGCGCTCAAGCCCTGGGAGCGGGACGAGATGGAGCTGGCGAAGCACCCGGAGAAGCTCAAGTCCGAGGACGATAAGATAAAAGTCAAGCGGGTCTACCGGAACGCCAACATCGTGCTCTCCCACGGCAAGAAGGCCGTCATTGCTTTAGCATCGAGAGGCCTGGGGCCGGAGACGGCTTCGCGCGTGATAGCGAAGCTCAAGGAAGACGAGGACGACTTTTACCGGGATATATTAAGGGCTGAGCGGGACTACGTGCGTACCCGGCGGTTCTGGGTATAG